In Aquiflexum balticum DSM 16537, a single genomic region encodes these proteins:
- a CDS encoding metallophosphoesterase family protein, translating into MISRRKLLKLFGMGTVGAGMLPISCAVPNAKDETKRKPVLRFAHVTDMHIEPGIGAEEGVKKCIDYILEKEKSIDFFVNGGDLIMDALDKTEAETEAQWAVWRKIRATYPDLKFYHCIGNHDVWGKTPHEEKYPGKAWVLKEHGMDSPYYTFESHGWQFIVLDSTQPKDDGTWYTANLDSKQRAWLEQTLKDIPSEKPVMIISHIPILGATPFLDGDNAKTGNWVVPGAWMHTDAKSLVNLFYNHKNVKVCISGHIHLVETLVYHDVHYHCSGAVCGNWWNDEPYELTNKGYALFELFEDGTHTFKYVEYDV; encoded by the coding sequence ATGATATCCAGAAGAAAACTCTTAAAACTATTCGGCATGGGCACTGTGGGTGCCGGAATGCTTCCAATAAGCTGTGCAGTGCCCAATGCCAAAGATGAAACAAAACGAAAGCCGGTTCTTAGGTTTGCACATGTGACAGATATGCATATTGAACCTGGCATAGGTGCAGAAGAAGGAGTGAAAAAATGCATAGACTATATCCTTGAAAAAGAAAAATCAATTGATTTTTTTGTGAATGGCGGAGACCTGATTATGGATGCTTTGGATAAAACTGAAGCGGAAACCGAAGCCCAATGGGCAGTATGGCGGAAAATCAGAGCAACCTATCCGGATCTGAAATTTTATCATTGTATTGGTAATCATGATGTCTGGGGCAAAACGCCTCATGAAGAAAAATATCCAGGTAAGGCCTGGGTATTGAAAGAACATGGTATGGATAGTCCATATTATACTTTTGAGTCACATGGCTGGCAATTCATTGTTTTGGACAGTACGCAGCCGAAGGATGATGGCACTTGGTACACTGCCAATCTTGATTCCAAGCAACGCGCATGGTTGGAGCAAACCCTTAAAGACATCCCTTCTGAGAAACCTGTTATGATTATTTCGCACATACCCATTTTGGGAGCGACGCCATTTTTGGATGGGGACAATGCCAAAACAGGCAACTGGGTTGTTCCTGGGGCATGGATGCACACAGATGCCAAATCATTGGTCAATTTGTTTTATAACCACAAGAATGTAAAAGTCTGTATCAGTGGACATATTCATTTGGTAGAAACTTTGGTTTACCATGATGTTCATTACCATTGCAGCGGTGCCGTCTGTGGCAATTGGTGGAATGATGAGCCCTATGAGCTTACCAATAAAGGCTATGCGCTATTTGAACTTTTTGAGGATGGCACCCATACATTTAAATATGTGGAATATGATGTTTGA
- a CDS encoding metallophosphoesterase gives MKRRRLLSLCLSFLLLGFTVSAQDKTYVAPNLESENAWTLVLFPDTQTYVKFKRNQPIVDLMVNWVDEHISPLNIKLVLHVGDLVEHNGLVNPDGIVGNQTGTQQWEAISRSLSTLDTKVPVIATTGNHDFGIANIENRQTFYNKYFPIEKNHHNQRMIREVAIGDDGMPGLTNALYEFIAPDERKFLILVLEFAPRESNLQWAIRMVNQEKYLNHTVILLTHSYLESDNKHIETENYPITDRNYGKAIWEKLVKPSKNIQMVFSGHIGVPDQKSGHVGFRTDTNAGGKKVHQMTFNAQAIGGGWHGNGGDGWLRLLEFQGNRVLVRTFSPLFAISPSTRHLAWGTEAYQSFIFDLD, from the coding sequence GTGAAAAGAAGGAGATTATTAAGCTTATGCCTGTCTTTCCTGTTGCTGGGATTTACTGTTTCAGCCCAAGACAAAACCTATGTAGCACCAAACCTCGAAAGTGAGAACGCTTGGACTTTGGTCTTGTTTCCGGACACCCAGACTTATGTGAAGTTCAAAAGAAACCAACCTATTGTGGACTTAATGGTAAATTGGGTTGATGAGCATATTTCACCTTTGAATATCAAGTTGGTTTTGCATGTAGGAGATTTGGTGGAGCATAATGGGCTGGTAAACCCTGATGGAATCGTGGGGAATCAGACAGGAACGCAGCAATGGGAGGCCATTTCCCGTTCATTATCAACTTTGGACACAAAAGTACCTGTAATCGCCACAACAGGAAACCATGATTTTGGCATTGCCAATATTGAAAACCGCCAGACTTTTTATAACAAATATTTCCCCATCGAAAAAAATCACCATAATCAAAGGATGATTCGGGAAGTTGCCATTGGCGACGATGGCATGCCCGGTCTAACTAATGCTTTGTATGAATTTATTGCACCCGATGAAAGAAAATTCTTGATTCTTGTACTGGAATTTGCTCCAAGAGAGTCCAATTTGCAATGGGCCATTCGAATGGTCAATCAGGAAAAATACCTGAATCATACCGTGATTTTGCTGACACACTCCTATTTGGAAAGCGACAATAAGCATATCGAAACAGAAAATTATCCCATAACAGATAGAAACTATGGCAAGGCTATCTGGGAAAAATTGGTAAAACCTTCCAAAAACATTCAAATGGTCTTTTCTGGACATATCGGAGTTCCTGATCAAAAAAGTGGTCATGTCGGATTCCGAACAGACACCAATGCAGGAGGCAAAAAAGTTCATCAAATGACTTTCAATGCCCAAGCCATAGGCGGCGGGTGGCATGGAAACGGCGGAGATGGTTGGTTGAGATTGTTGGAATTTCAGGGAAACCGGGTTTTGGTCCGTACTTTTTCACCCTTATTTGCTATCTCTCCCAGCACAAGGCATCTTGCTTGGGGAACCGAAGCCTATCAGTCCTTTATCTTTGACTTAGATTAA
- a CDS encoding c-type cytochrome has protein sequence MFTKLSIGKPLILILTVCLVLSCGKSEEKTEPLHPKLEKLKLISGFKAEHIYSPGENEQGSWVGITFDDKGRMIATDQYGALYRLEIPPIGSEDLTPKVEKLIIGSEGAIGMGYAQGVLYAFNSLYVMVNHNPNDAFDKGTGLYRIQDTTGDDQYDKITLIKSLKGDPGEHGPHSMILSPDKQSIYIVVGNHIDVPEMDSYRLPRVWDEDNLFPVIKDPRGHANNRMSPGGWIAKIDPEGNNWELISAGFRNAYDIAFNEAGDLFTYDSDMEWDFGMPWYRPTRICHVTSGSEFGWRTGNQKWSPVYPDNLPATLNIGQGSPTNVMFGTGSNFPEKYRKALFAFDWSFGIIYAVFLEPSGATYSATAEEFISGSPLPLTDGAIGPDGAMYFMTGGRRLQSDVYRIYYDGEVDQKSTKTELPEAHQIRRKLEEFHTGGPKAGAVDFLWPYLKHEDRFVQYAARIALEHQPVKEWESKALTEKDPKTLIQSMIALTRHGDKYLQPKILDALMTIDFNQLNATEKVNLVRAIELSLFRQGMPSNDLRNEIVNYLDPNFPANNNYVDRLLSKVLVHLDAPASVEKTLTLLKGAKDDADFQKTFTSSSDLILRNPQYGLDIADMLANVPPAQQSYFATVLGNAKVGWTPELREEYFNWIHDAFKYKGGRSYIGFIDRARKMALTHVSADKFEYYNELSGASILTGSGNDLMVSDIQPQGPGKNWKVDEALALMDDLKGRDLVKGKGMYAATLCLSCHTMQGEGGIVGPDLTQLGTRFSPKDILESTIHPNAVISDQYAATIFYLADGSSVLGKLTNEDKEKYYISQNPFDPQTIREIYKKDVTRKKISDISVMMPGLINRLNEEELKDLMAYLISGGNPNHEVYQ, from the coding sequence ATGTTCACAAAACTTTCAATTGGCAAACCTCTGATTCTCATCCTTACGGTTTGTCTGGTATTATCCTGTGGAAAAAGTGAAGAGAAAACCGAACCGCTACACCCAAAATTGGAGAAATTAAAATTGATTTCCGGGTTTAAGGCTGAGCATATCTATAGTCCGGGTGAAAACGAGCAAGGATCTTGGGTAGGAATAACCTTCGATGACAAAGGAAGAATGATTGCTACGGATCAGTATGGAGCACTTTACAGGCTGGAAATACCCCCAATAGGTTCCGAAGACCTCACTCCAAAGGTTGAAAAACTCATCATTGGATCGGAAGGAGCAATCGGGATGGGTTATGCGCAAGGAGTATTGTATGCTTTCAACAGTCTTTATGTCATGGTCAATCATAACCCAAACGATGCTTTTGACAAGGGAACGGGATTATACAGAATTCAGGATACTACAGGAGACGACCAATATGACAAAATCACTTTGATCAAATCATTGAAAGGAGATCCGGGCGAACATGGACCCCACAGCATGATTTTATCTCCCGACAAACAATCCATTTATATTGTGGTAGGTAACCATATTGATGTTCCTGAAATGGATTCGTACAGATTGCCAAGAGTTTGGGATGAAGACAATCTATTTCCGGTCATCAAAGACCCCCGAGGTCATGCCAACAACAGGATGTCACCAGGAGGATGGATTGCCAAAATTGATCCTGAAGGTAATAATTGGGAATTGATCAGTGCCGGATTCAGGAATGCCTATGACATCGCTTTCAATGAAGCAGGGGATCTTTTTACCTATGATTCCGATATGGAATGGGATTTTGGTATGCCATGGTACCGACCAACCAGAATATGTCATGTCACCAGTGGCAGTGAATTTGGCTGGAGAACAGGAAATCAAAAATGGTCACCTGTTTATCCTGACAATTTACCTGCCACTTTAAATATAGGCCAAGGTTCTCCCACCAATGTCATGTTCGGTACAGGATCAAATTTTCCTGAGAAATACCGAAAAGCACTTTTTGCTTTTGACTGGAGTTTTGGGATTATTTATGCTGTGTTTTTGGAACCTTCCGGCGCAACATATTCTGCCACAGCTGAAGAATTTATTTCAGGTTCTCCCCTCCCGCTGACTGATGGGGCCATAGGTCCTGATGGTGCTATGTATTTTATGACAGGAGGAAGAAGACTTCAATCTGATGTCTATAGAATTTATTACGATGGAGAAGTTGATCAAAAAAGCACTAAAACTGAACTACCTGAAGCACATCAGATCAGAAGAAAATTAGAAGAATTCCATACAGGTGGACCAAAGGCAGGAGCTGTGGATTTCCTATGGCCTTATCTGAAACATGAGGATAGATTTGTTCAATATGCTGCTAGAATTGCCCTTGAGCATCAACCTGTAAAGGAATGGGAAAGCAAGGCTTTGACAGAAAAAGATCCTAAAACCCTCATCCAATCTATGATTGCACTCACAAGGCATGGCGACAAATACCTTCAGCCAAAAATTTTAGATGCCTTAATGACAATTGATTTTAACCAATTGAATGCTACCGAAAAAGTGAATTTGGTCAGAGCGATCGAATTGAGTCTTTTCAGACAAGGTATGCCTTCAAATGACTTAAGAAACGAAATTGTAAATTACCTGGATCCAAATTTCCCGGCCAATAACAATTATGTTGACAGGCTGTTGAGTAAGGTTTTGGTGCATTTGGATGCTCCTGCGTCTGTGGAGAAAACATTGACTTTATTGAAAGGGGCCAAAGATGATGCCGATTTCCAAAAGACTTTCACGTCTTCTTCGGATTTGATTTTGAGAAATCCACAATATGGACTGGATATCGCGGACATGTTGGCCAATGTACCGCCGGCCCAGCAATCCTATTTTGCAACGGTTCTTGGAAATGCAAAAGTCGGCTGGACACCTGAACTGAGAGAGGAATATTTCAACTGGATCCATGATGCTTTCAAATACAAGGGCGGAAGAAGTTATATTGGTTTTATTGATCGCGCAAGAAAAATGGCCTTGACACACGTCAGCGCCGATAAGTTCGAGTATTACAATGAGCTTTCGGGAGCTTCTATATTGACAGGAAGTGGGAATGATTTGATGGTTTCTGATATTCAACCACAAGGACCGGGTAAAAACTGGAAGGTGGATGAGGCTTTGGCATTGATGGATGACCTCAAAGGAAGGGATTTAGTAAAAGGCAAAGGGATGTATGCGGCCACTTTATGCCTATCCTGCCATACCATGCAGGGCGAAGGTGGAATTGTCGGACCCGACTTGACCCAATTGGGTACCAGATTTTCTCCGAAAGACATCCTGGAATCCACCATCCACCCCAATGCAGTCATCAGCGATCAATATGCAGCGACTATATTCTATCTGGCTGATGGCAGTTCGGTATTGGGCAAACTGACCAATGAAGACAAAGAGAAATATTACATTTCCCAAAATCCATTTGATCCGCAGACAATCCGGGAAATCTATAAGAAGGATGTGACAAGGAAGAAAATATCCGATATATCTGTCATGATGCCCGGTTTGATCAATAGGCTGAACGAGGAAGAATTAAAGGATTTGATGGCTTACCTGATTTCCGGAGGCAATCCAAATCATGAGGTGTATCAATAA
- a CDS encoding 3-keto-disaccharide hydrolase, with translation MKIIQLNLIISSIILIASLGCSTNSTKEGNIEIIEVDGHEGFISIFNGQSLDGWEGDTVYWRVENGILTGEITPETILNNNTFLIWEGGELADFELKLEFKISESGNSGINYRSERFQELPYALRGYQADIDGKNSYTGQNYEERKRTTLAYRGQKTEIQPQDPPGELRDHVERNAWKGLLVVENLGDRDSLKNLIQAEDWNSMHLIIKENVLQHFVNGVLMSEVVDNDPINRSSKGLLGVQVHVGPPMKVEFRNIFLKEN, from the coding sequence ATGAAGATTATACAGCTAAATCTAATCATATCATCAATTATCCTAATTGCTTCCTTAGGCTGCTCTACAAACTCAACTAAAGAAGGGAATATTGAAATCATTGAAGTTGATGGACATGAAGGGTTCATTTCAATTTTCAATGGCCAAAGTCTTGATGGCTGGGAAGGCGATACTGTTTATTGGCGCGTGGAAAATGGCATACTCACCGGGGAAATAACTCCTGAAACCATCTTGAATAACAATACCTTTTTGATTTGGGAAGGCGGTGAACTTGCTGACTTTGAACTGAAACTTGAATTCAAAATCAGTGAAAGCGGAAATTCAGGCATCAACTACAGAAGCGAAAGATTTCAAGAACTGCCTTACGCTCTGAGGGGATACCAAGCTGATATTGATGGAAAAAATTCCTATACCGGTCAGAATTACGAAGAAAGGAAACGGACCACATTAGCCTATCGGGGTCAAAAGACTGAGATTCAACCTCAGGACCCACCCGGAGAATTGAGGGATCATGTAGAAAGAAATGCTTGGAAAGGCTTATTGGTTGTTGAGAATCTAGGCGATAGGGATTCCTTGAAAAATCTGATTCAGGCAGAAGATTGGAACAGTATGCACCTCATTATCAAAGAGAATGTACTGCAACATTTTGTAAATGGAGTATTGATGAGTGAAGTAGTGGATAATGACCCAATCAATCGAAGTTCAAAAGGTCTTTTGGGTGTTCAGGTTCACGTGGGACCTCCGATGAAGGTAGAGTTTAGAAATATCTTTCTAAAAGAGAATTAA
- the katG gene encoding catalase/peroxidase HPI, which produces MKKIMLAFVLLASALLTGCKQEQPEVEAWSGATKKSLSNAIATQNADWWPNQLNLNMLRQNSELSNPLGPDFNYIEEFRSLDYEALKNDIRAVMTDSQDWWPADFGHYGGLFIRMAWHSAGTYRSGDGRGGSRSGQQRFAPLNSWPDNGNLDKARRLLWPIKQKYGNKISWADLMVLTGNVALESMGFETFGFAGGREDVYEPELDVYWGKETKWLDDKRYSGDRELENPLAAVQMGLIYVNPEGPNGNPDPVLAAHDIRETFGRMGMNDEETVALIAGGHTLGKTHGAGPASNVGPEPEAADIEEQGFGWKSTYKSGKGQDAITSGLEVTWTSTPAQWSHDYLTFLFKYEWELMKSPAGAHQWVAKDAEKIIPDAFDANKKQPPYMLTTDLSLRFDPEYEKISRRFLEDQDAFNEAFARAWFKLTHRDMGPKTTYLGPEAPTEDLIWQDPIPAVNHTLVNAQDIASLKTSILNSGLSINEMVSTAWASASTYRGSDRRGGANGARIRLAPQKDWEVNNPKQLQKVLSTLEKIQNDFNAKSNTKKVSMADLIVLAGNVGVEKAAANAGYKIQIPFNPGRMDATQEQTDIESFKLLEPMADGFRNYLKTRYTLSTEELLVDKAQLLTLTVPEMTVLVGGMRSLNANFDGSNHGIFTDKRDALSNDFFVNLLDMSTEWKATDDTKEKFEGRDRKSGEVKYTATRADLIFGSHSELRALAEVYAQEDSKEKFVKDFAAAWNKVMELDRFDLVYKN; this is translated from the coding sequence ATGAAAAAAATTATGTTGGCATTTGTCCTTTTGGCAAGTGCATTACTTACCGGTTGTAAACAGGAACAACCTGAAGTAGAAGCGTGGTCCGGGGCTACCAAGAAAAGTCTCAGCAATGCGATAGCTACCCAAAATGCCGATTGGTGGCCAAATCAGTTGAATCTGAACATGCTGCGTCAGAATTCTGAACTATCCAACCCATTGGGTCCGGATTTCAATTATATCGAGGAATTCAGAAGCCTGGATTATGAAGCGCTTAAAAATGACATCCGTGCCGTCATGACTGATTCTCAGGATTGGTGGCCGGCAGATTTTGGACATTATGGCGGATTGTTTATCAGAATGGCCTGGCACAGTGCAGGAACATATCGTTCAGGTGATGGTCGCGGCGGTTCCCGTTCCGGTCAGCAGCGTTTTGCACCATTGAACAGTTGGCCGGACAATGGCAACTTGGACAAAGCCAGAAGATTGCTTTGGCCTATCAAACAAAAATATGGGAATAAGATTTCCTGGGCGGATTTGATGGTTTTGACCGGAAATGTTGCTCTGGAATCCATGGGATTTGAAACCTTCGGATTTGCAGGGGGAAGAGAAGATGTGTATGAACCGGAGTTGGATGTGTACTGGGGCAAGGAGACCAAATGGTTGGATGACAAGCGTTATTCCGGTGACCGTGAATTGGAAAATCCACTTGCGGCTGTTCAGATGGGTTTGATCTATGTAAATCCGGAAGGTCCTAACGGAAATCCTGACCCGGTTTTGGCAGCACATGATATCCGTGAGACCTTTGGCAGAATGGGGATGAACGATGAAGAAACAGTTGCCCTGATTGCAGGTGGTCATACTTTGGGTAAAACCCATGGTGCAGGTCCTGCTTCCAATGTAGGTCCTGAACCTGAGGCAGCTGATATCGAAGAGCAGGGATTTGGTTGGAAGAGTACCTACAAATCCGGTAAAGGCCAAGATGCCATTACTTCCGGTCTTGAAGTAACTTGGACGTCTACTCCGGCACAATGGAGTCATGACTATTTGACTTTCCTTTTCAAATACGAATGGGAACTGATGAAAAGTCCTGCAGGCGCACATCAGTGGGTGGCAAAAGATGCGGAGAAGATTATTCCTGATGCATTTGATGCCAACAAAAAGCAGCCACCTTACATGCTGACCACAGATTTATCTTTAAGATTTGATCCCGAGTACGAGAAAATATCCAGGAGATTTTTAGAAGATCAGGATGCCTTCAATGAGGCTTTTGCACGGGCTTGGTTTAAGTTGACCCACAGAGATATGGGTCCAAAAACAACCTACTTAGGCCCTGAAGCTCCTACGGAAGATTTGATCTGGCAAGATCCCATCCCGGCAGTCAATCATACTTTGGTCAATGCGCAGGATATCGCTAGTTTAAAAACCAGTATTTTGAATTCAGGATTATCCATCAATGAAATGGTATCCACGGCTTGGGCTTCTGCGTCTACGTACAGAGGTTCCGACAGAAGAGGAGGTGCCAATGGTGCAAGAATCAGATTGGCTCCACAGAAAGACTGGGAGGTAAATAATCCCAAGCAACTGCAAAAAGTCTTGTCTACTTTAGAGAAAATCCAAAATGACTTCAATGCTAAATCCAATACCAAAAAGGTTTCCATGGCTGACCTGATTGTCCTTGCCGGAAATGTCGGAGTTGAAAAAGCAGCTGCCAATGCAGGTTACAAAATTCAGATTCCGTTCAACCCAGGAAGAATGGATGCTACACAGGAGCAAACGGATATTGAATCCTTTAAACTATTGGAACCCATGGCCGACGGGTTCAGAAATTACCTGAAAACCAGATATACATTATCCACAGAAGAATTGTTGGTGGACAAAGCACAGCTTTTGACATTGACCGTTCCTGAAATGACTGTACTTGTAGGCGGGATGCGCTCTTTGAATGCAAATTTTGACGGTTCCAACCACGGTATTTTTACTGATAAAAGAGATGCATTGAGCAATGACTTCTTTGTAAACCTCTTGGATATGAGCACTGAGTGGAAAGCCACGGATGACACAAAAGAGAAGTTTGAAGGTAGAGACAGAAAATCCGGCGAAGTGAAATATACTGCTACCAGAGCCGATCTGATATTTGGGTCCCATTCTGAATTGAGGGCTTTGGCTGAAGTCTATGCCCAGGAAGATTCTAAAGAGAAGTTTGTCAAAGACTTTGCCGCTGCTTGGAACAAAGTGATGGAACTTGACAGATTTGATTTGGTCTATAAGAATTGA
- a CDS encoding arylsulfatase, which produces MISKHFIRKKFIGLVYILVFAFYNSFAQKPHIILIVTDQQRFDAVGYLEGSNIITPNLDQLAAEGVYFTNAYSSTPSCTPARAALLTGMSPWGHGMLGYAKVARQYPYEMPGMLRDLGYYTYGIGKMHWTPQRTLHGFHGTLVDESGRIESDGFISDYRTWFKLNAPGQDPDKTGILWNEHNAKVYQLEEHLHPDHWKSEMAVEFLENYDLDNPLFLKVSFARPHSPYDPPQRFLDLYEDLPIKAPFEGEWSEKFRNFPKEREAAFGDFGVDHAIHSRRHYFALVTFIDEQIGKIMAALKEKNMYDNSLILFVSDHGDMLGDHHHWRKTYAYEGSSKVPLVIKPPKSFDYDTSLKKLPHPVEIRDILPTFLEAAGGIKPNIMEGSSLLGLLADPNTKEWREYIDLEHASTYSFDNYWAALTDGKEKYIWFFSTGEEQLFDLEKDPGETTNLISDKGHIPKLELWRSRMISHLQERGDGFVKGGMLVKRTTNLLLSPNYPDKEWSNQEGLKFWREEVDKGFKK; this is translated from the coding sequence ATGATTTCAAAGCATTTTATACGAAAGAAATTTATTGGCTTGGTTTACATTCTTGTATTTGCTTTTTATAATTCATTTGCCCAAAAACCCCATATCATTTTGATTGTAACCGATCAACAGCGATTTGATGCAGTAGGGTATCTTGAAGGCTCGAATATCATTACCCCAAACCTTGATCAATTGGCAGCGGAAGGTGTATATTTTACCAATGCCTACTCTTCCACGCCAAGTTGTACTCCGGCCAGGGCAGCACTGCTGACAGGGATGTCACCTTGGGGTCATGGTATGCTTGGATATGCCAAAGTTGCCCGGCAGTATCCATACGAAATGCCCGGAATGCTCAGAGATCTGGGTTATTACACCTATGGTATAGGCAAAATGCATTGGACGCCTCAAAGGACTTTACATGGATTTCATGGCACATTGGTGGATGAAAGTGGTAGAATAGAATCAGATGGCTTTATCAGTGACTACCGAACTTGGTTTAAATTGAACGCTCCCGGCCAAGATCCTGATAAAACAGGAATCTTGTGGAATGAACATAATGCAAAAGTTTATCAATTAGAGGAACATTTACATCCTGACCATTGGAAATCAGAGATGGCAGTAGAATTTTTGGAAAACTACGATTTGGATAATCCCTTGTTTTTGAAAGTTTCTTTTGCAAGGCCACATAGTCCTTATGATCCGCCTCAGCGTTTTCTGGACCTATATGAAGATCTTCCCATCAAAGCCCCTTTCGAAGGAGAATGGTCAGAAAAATTCAGAAACTTCCCAAAAGAACGGGAAGCTGCTTTTGGAGATTTTGGAGTAGATCACGCAATTCATAGCCGAAGACATTACTTTGCTTTGGTTACTTTTATTGATGAGCAAATTGGGAAAATCATGGCAGCTTTGAAAGAAAAAAACATGTATGATAACAGTCTGATTTTATTTGTTTCAGATCATGGCGACATGCTTGGTGATCATCACCATTGGAGAAAAACCTATGCCTATGAAGGTTCCTCCAAAGTACCCTTGGTGATAAAACCGCCCAAATCATTTGACTATGATACCTCATTGAAGAAACTCCCCCATCCAGTTGAAATCAGGGATATTTTGCCTACTTTTTTGGAAGCAGCTGGTGGCATTAAGCCCAATATCATGGAAGGAAGTTCACTTTTGGGGCTGTTGGCAGATCCAAACACCAAAGAATGGCGGGAATATATAGACCTGGAACATGCTTCTACTTATTCCTTTGATAATTATTGGGCTGCGCTTACAGATGGCAAGGAAAAGTATATTTGGTTTTTTTCCACAGGAGAAGAGCAGCTGTTTGACCTTGAAAAAGATCCAGGAGAAACAACAAACTTAATTTCAGATAAAGGCCATATCCCAAAACTTGAATTGTGGAGATCCAGGATGATCAGCCATTTACAGGAAAGAGGGGATGGTTTTGTGAAAGGCGGTATGTTGGTCAAGCGAACTACAAACCTTTTGTTAAGCCCCAACTATCCGGATAAAGAATGGTCAAATCAGGAAGGTTTGAAGTTTTGGCGAGAGGAAGTAGACAAGGGTTTTAAAAAGTGA
- a CDS encoding aminotransferase class I/II-fold pyridoxal phosphate-dependent enzyme, with amino-acid sequence MHKDNHLSARGISAAAKPSRMDLEIYQEAMDNRYHPDRNPDGAFPMNVAENHLCWEILQEKIQSITKTKNIPDWVSSYGDPIGVLSFREATARFLSKFLIHREISADTLAFSAGATSVIEMTTFLLADHGDIAVIPAPSYPVYTADIGVIPGVRRYDLQTHTEIDELKDGIPISIDQLEKAKKEIETMGSRFRMLILTSPDNPTGGIYSESQLSQLADWCIENEIHLIVNEIYGLSPININQPEIKSDYPDPIRFVSFGQLMVQRKNPYLHFWYSFSKDLGISGFRIGLLHSYNQDLINGYRNAGLSHSVSNYTQWVLQEVLEDLDFMEKYISTNQKALTESYVKVVSCLRELHIPFNPSYGSLFVWMDMSAFLSENSDHGQEQLWLEIFEKTGILLTPGNGFGHSKKGLFRMVISSLNHQALGVAMNRLKGFVLQKRNY; translated from the coding sequence ATGCATAAAGACAATCACCTATCGGCCCGAGGGATTTCTGCTGCTGCAAAGCCCTCAAGAATGGATTTGGAAATCTATCAGGAAGCCATGGATAACCGTTACCATCCCGATCGGAATCCAGATGGAGCTTTTCCAATGAATGTGGCGGAAAATCACCTCTGTTGGGAAATACTTCAGGAAAAAATTCAATCCATTACCAAAACAAAAAACATCCCTGATTGGGTATCAAGTTATGGTGATCCTATAGGAGTATTATCCTTTCGTGAAGCTACCGCTAGGTTTTTATCGAAATTTTTGATCCATCGGGAAATATCAGCAGACACTTTGGCCTTTTCCGCAGGGGCAACCTCTGTTATTGAAATGACTACCTTTTTATTGGCCGATCATGGGGATATCGCTGTGATACCTGCGCCAAGTTATCCGGTTTATACCGCTGATATAGGAGTGATTCCAGGAGTAAGGCGATATGATTTACAAACCCATACTGAAATTGATGAACTGAAAGATGGGATACCCATATCCATTGATCAATTGGAAAAAGCCAAAAAAGAGATTGAAACCATGGGAAGCAGGTTCAGGATGCTGATTTTAACTTCTCCTGATAATCCCACGGGAGGCATCTATTCCGAGTCCCAGCTTAGTCAGTTGGCTGACTGGTGCATCGAAAATGAAATCCACCTGATTGTCAATGAAATTTATGGTTTGTCCCCAATAAATATCAATCAACCTGAAATCAAATCTGATTACCCCGATCCCATAAGGTTTGTATCCTTTGGGCAATTGATGGTCCAAAGGAAAAATCCTTATCTTCACTTTTGGTATTCTTTTTCCAAAGACTTGGGCATTTCAGGATTTAGGATAGGTCTGTTACATTCCTACAATCAGGATCTGATCAATGGCTACCGAAATGCAGGACTTTCCCATTCTGTTTCCAATTATACCCAATGGGTTTTGCAGGAGGTTTTGGAAGATCTTGATTTTATGGAAAAGTATATTTCCACCAACCAAAAGGCTCTGACAGAGTCCTATGTGAAAGTAGTGAGTTGCTTAAGGGAACTTCATATCCCATTTAATCCCTCCTACGGTAGTCTGTTTGTTTGGATGGATATGTCAGCATTCCTTTCGGAAAATTCCGATCATGGCCAAGAGCAATTGTGGTTGGAAATTTTTGAAAAAACAGGGATTCTCTTGACTCCCGGGAATGGATTTGGACATTCGAAAAAAGGATTGTTCAGAATGGTGATATCAAGTTTGAATCATCAAGCTTTGGGGGTAGCGATGAATCGGTTGAAAGGATTTGTCTTACAAAAGAGAAATTATTGA